One window from the genome of Drosophila albomicans strain 15112-1751.03 chromosome 2L, ASM965048v2, whole genome shotgun sequence encodes:
- the LOC117564397 gene encoding Krueppel homolog 2, with protein MSTIPEQATRFDSAQNDSASQDQGQGQSNSSSQQQQDQQHQQQPQNAPAKLLQHFQTNRIDSALWALRLLVIFFTISYVLPIFISQQSSFSKVLLANAAISALRLHQRVPAFSFSREFLARLFAEDSCHYMMYSLIFFSVRPTLLVLIPVMLYSVLHASSYSLKLLDLIGQNSWWGARFIISIVEFQAANILKATAFCEIFIMPYAIVLTFMSHAGLMTPIIYYHYLVMRYSSRRNPYPRTAFAELRITFEALASRSPPAVGKIIRVGIGFVNRLAPQPPPAPSQ; from the exons ATGAGTACGATACCTGAGCAAGCAACCCGCTTTGACAGCGCCCAGAACGATTCTGCTTCACAGGATCAGGGCCAGGGGCAATCAAATAGCTcatcacaacagcaacaggaccagcagcatcaacagcagccacagaaTGCACCAGCGAAGCTTCTTCAGCATTTCCAAACTAATCGCATCGATTCGGCACTGTGGGCACTTCGCCTGCTCGTCATCTTCTTTACCATTAGCTATGTGTTGCccatatttat CTCACAACAGAGCTCGTTTAGCAAGGTGCTGCTGGCCAATGCGGCCATCTCTGCACTGCGTTTGCATCAGCGAGTACCGGCTTTTTCCTTTAGTCGCGAGTTTTTGGCACGTTTGTTTGCTGAGGATTCATGCCATTACATGATGTACTCGTTGATCTTCTTCAGCGTTCGGCCCACGCTTCTAGTGCTGATCCCCGTCATGCTTTACTCAGTGCTACATGCCTCCAGCTATTCGCTCAAATTGTTGGAC TTGATTGGTCAAAACTCTTGGTGGGGTGCACGTTTCATCATTTCGATTGTGGAATTCCAGGCGGCAAACATCCTAAAGGCCACCGCTTTCTGCGAAATCTTCATTATGCCTTATGCCATTGTATTGacctttat gAGCCATGCTGGTCTTATGACACCAATAATCTACTACCACTATTTGGTCATGCGCTACAGTTCACGTCGCAATCCGTACCCACGCACTGCTTTTGCAGAGCTGCGCATCACCTTTGAGGCGCTGGCTTCTCGCTCGCCGCCCGCTGTAGGTAAAATCATTCGGGTTGGCATTGGCTTCGTGAACCGACTG